The following proteins are encoded in a genomic region of Sorangiineae bacterium MSr12523:
- a CDS encoding Rrf2 family transcriptional regulator, translating into MRRDSRLSVALHVLLHMGEMGGVHTSETLGPMMGMNPVVLRRTMAGLREAGIVHSEKGHGGGWSLARGLDSVTLGEIYDALGTPTVFSIGHRVDSPGCLVEQAVNRALGGALADAEALLLTRLRSIAVADIAADVRRKGWQLGKKGSKAHG; encoded by the coding sequence ATGAGACGCGACAGCCGGCTTTCCGTGGCACTCCACGTCCTCCTCCATATGGGTGAAATGGGCGGAGTGCATACGTCGGAGACACTCGGCCCCATGATGGGCATGAACCCCGTCGTTCTGCGAAGGACGATGGCGGGCCTGCGCGAGGCGGGCATCGTTCACTCGGAGAAGGGGCACGGCGGTGGCTGGTCGCTCGCGCGTGGATTGGACTCGGTGACCTTGGGCGAGATTTATGACGCGCTTGGCACCCCGACGGTGTTCAGTATTGGCCACCGGGTCGATAGCCCGGGGTGCCTGGTCGAACAGGCCGTCAATCGCGCATTGGGTGGAGCTCTGGCGGACGCCGAGGCCTTGCTTCTCACGCGGCTTCGAAGCATCGCCGTAGCCGACATTGCCGCCGACGTGCGCCGCAAAGGTTGGCAACTGGGTAAGAAGGGCTCCAAAGCCCACGGGTGA
- a CDS encoding VOC family protein — MLSKVAYVTLFVNDQDKALDFYTDVLGFEKRADNPLPTGTRFLTVGLAGQDLQIVLWPGTHGKAKPTQGLVPGVCTFETSDCRKTFETLKARGVEFETPQPIEQPVAWVAVLRDPDGNRLMLRENRTP; from the coding sequence ATGCTGAGCAAAGTGGCGTATGTGACCCTGTTCGTGAACGACCAAGACAAGGCGCTCGATTTCTACACGGACGTCCTTGGATTCGAGAAGCGCGCGGACAATCCTTTGCCGACGGGCACGCGATTTTTAACCGTGGGGCTTGCGGGGCAAGATCTGCAAATTGTTCTATGGCCAGGCACCCATGGAAAGGCCAAACCAACGCAGGGCCTCGTGCCGGGGGTGTGCACCTTCGAAACGAGCGATTGCCGCAAAACGTTCGAAACGCTGAAAGCGCGGGGCGTCGAATTCGAGACGCCCCAACCCATCGAGCAACCCGTCGCGTGGGTCGCCGTCCTCCGCGATCCGGACGGCAACCGTCTCATGCTGCGCGAGAATCGCACGCCCTGA
- a CDS encoding SDR family oxidoreductase: protein MTANQVMIITGASRGIGAATARCAATRGYAVAVNFARDGAAAERVVSELIARGVEALPVQADVSRQDDVRRLFETVDARLGPVTVLVNNAGVVDRQYRIDAMDEERLLRMFSMNVVGSFLCAREAIRRMSTRYGGAGGCIVNVSSAAARLGSPGEYVDYAAAKGAIDTFTLGLAREIAAEGIRVNAVRPGIILTDIHGSGGDPGRAERLAPNLPMQRAGTADEVAEAILWLASPAASYTTGAIVDVTGGR, encoded by the coding sequence ATGACGGCCAACCAGGTGATGATCATCACGGGCGCCAGCCGCGGCATCGGCGCTGCCACCGCCCGGTGTGCCGCCACGCGAGGTTACGCCGTGGCGGTGAATTTCGCGCGGGATGGCGCTGCCGCCGAACGCGTGGTGTCCGAGCTGATCGCGCGGGGCGTGGAGGCCCTCCCCGTTCAAGCCGACGTAAGCCGGCAGGACGATGTGCGCCGACTTTTCGAGACAGTGGATGCTCGACTCGGACCCGTCACGGTGCTGGTCAACAATGCGGGCGTGGTCGATCGGCAATACCGGATCGATGCCATGGACGAGGAGCGACTTTTGCGCATGTTCTCCATGAACGTCGTCGGAAGCTTCCTCTGCGCACGCGAAGCCATCCGCCGCATGTCCACGCGCTACGGCGGCGCGGGAGGATGCATCGTCAACGTGTCCTCGGCCGCGGCGCGTCTTGGGTCGCCGGGCGAGTACGTGGATTATGCGGCGGCAAAAGGTGCCATCGATACGTTCACCCTCGGGCTTGCGCGCGAGATCGCCGCGGAAGGCATCCGGGTGAACGCCGTGCGTCCGGGGATCATCCTCACGGATATTCATGGGAGCGGCGGCGATCCAGGGCGCGCCGAGCGTCTTGCACCCAATTTGCCCATGCAGCGCGCGGGCACCGCCGACGAGGTGGCCGAGGCCATCCTATGGCTCGCCTCCCCCGCGGCCTCGTATACGACGGGCGCCATCGTGGACGTGACCGGCGGCCGTTGA
- a CDS encoding SgcJ/EcaC family oxidoreductase, whose product MVTKVFLSGLAVLALACTPSGKAMSNDKADEMRIRQIVDEWVGAFRDGNVDRVLTLHAPGIVSFDIVPPLRYVGREAYRKPWDAVFSTFERPIAMEIQDLTITVRDGIAFSHSLNRMVGTAKSGQKSDYWFRWTACYEKIDGQWLIVHDHSSAPTDFASGKASLELKP is encoded by the coding sequence ATGGTAACCAAAGTGTTTCTTTCCGGGCTCGCCGTCCTCGCGCTGGCCTGCACGCCTTCTGGGAAAGCCATGTCCAACGACAAAGCCGACGAAATGCGAATTCGCCAAATCGTGGACGAATGGGTCGGTGCATTCCGCGATGGGAATGTCGACCGCGTCCTAACGCTCCACGCACCGGGCATCGTTTCGTTCGATATCGTGCCGCCCTTGCGTTACGTGGGCAGGGAGGCATATCGAAAGCCATGGGATGCCGTCTTTTCCACGTTCGAACGGCCGATCGCGATGGAGATTCAAGATTTGACCATCACCGTCCGCGACGGCATCGCGTTCAGCCATAGCCTGAATCGCATGGTGGGCACCGCCAAAAGTGGCCAAAAGAGCGACTACTGGTTTCGCTGGACCGCCTGCTACGAGAAAATCGACGGCCAATGGCTCATCGTGCATGACCATTCCTCGGCGCCGACGGATTTCGCGAGCGGCAAGGCATCGCTCGAGCTAAAGCCGTAG
- a CDS encoding esterase-like activity of phytase family protein, with protein sequence MIRLGRAVAGLLAGSFLVVGCTGDDGAAGAPGAPGHDGKDGANAGKTDKWGVSESDPPGLVGRAVLPAATFAPGPPSGEITGGFWASQPVQGFSSLVDLGDGSFYTLVDNGFGGIENSADSMLRIYRVRPSYKTSMGGSGGVDVLSYIELRDPDKKVKFTIVNQFTSRRLLTGADFDPESLRVAADGTLWIGDEFGPFLLHFDPSGKLLDAPYPLPDFEHPGQFVRSPQNPWLEEASAIRVMNAAKAHGRAHGVTKTPVFSPWHVHVVDADNTGNRGFNTQRDNFDHPNTPGPNGNTGLQAANDEIVRLTKSPGSFPSIQAAGYPVVTWTVNDAARMKEMLDLGVNGIISDRPDILYSTIASYDANKDGKPGDLLDADGLIDRSKFDAQAHRGGRDLRPENTIPSYEVGLDNLIGTLEMDCGLTADNVPVMYHDRDFQGSLPGEPKKSRRKGGGALPVHIKDVTFANIQDPSFPILNDGVIRSGTPQTNDLALSPVSRAFWAQRHRNADEIYMMASLEQVFDFVDFYVDYYENGEGKTHPEATKRWKNASRIRFNIETKLDPRRPDTTKSPGEFVTAIAGLITARGLEDRADIQSFDFRTLLQVQERYPYIRTVYLFGDFSLCPTGQNAGGKSYCDDGTNFQPLDINAPVTESLSDANNTPWMAGMYWPYRRTTLDYAVRSQTSGGFEGLAVSPDGKKLYPLLEKPLTGAPAGQLLISEFDTNTRSFTGTQFKYQYGEHGESIGEFVLFTDKKGIIIERDGTQGDVNGWKRLFQVELPSASGAAVTKTDLVNLNAIPDTLQLSAGTGLAGDVGLGNPFSFPFQTIESVLVLGPRLLAVTNDNNYPGSIGRHKGLGLPDDNEFILVKLDHDLY encoded by the coding sequence ATGATTCGATTGGGTCGGGCGGTGGCCGGGCTTCTGGCCGGTTCGTTTCTCGTTGTAGGGTGCACGGGTGATGACGGCGCCGCAGGTGCGCCCGGCGCCCCGGGGCACGATGGCAAAGACGGCGCGAATGCCGGCAAGACGGACAAATGGGGCGTTTCGGAAAGCGATCCCCCCGGTCTGGTCGGTCGTGCGGTGCTGCCGGCGGCGACGTTCGCACCGGGGCCCCCATCGGGCGAGATCACCGGTGGGTTCTGGGCCTCGCAGCCGGTTCAAGGATTCTCGTCGCTGGTCGATCTCGGCGATGGGTCGTTTTACACGCTGGTCGACAATGGCTTCGGCGGCATTGAAAACTCGGCGGATTCCATGTTGCGCATCTACCGCGTGCGGCCCTCGTACAAAACCAGCATGGGCGGCTCCGGCGGTGTCGACGTACTCAGCTACATCGAGCTGCGCGATCCCGATAAAAAGGTGAAGTTCACCATCGTCAATCAATTCACCTCGCGCCGGCTTCTCACAGGCGCCGACTTCGACCCCGAGTCGCTGCGCGTGGCCGCCGACGGCACACTTTGGATTGGCGACGAATTCGGCCCGTTCCTCTTGCACTTCGATCCATCGGGCAAACTTCTCGATGCGCCGTATCCGCTGCCCGATTTCGAGCACCCGGGGCAGTTCGTGCGCTCCCCGCAGAATCCCTGGCTGGAGGAGGCTTCCGCCATTCGCGTGATGAATGCGGCGAAGGCCCATGGCCGCGCACACGGTGTGACCAAGACGCCCGTGTTCTCCCCGTGGCATGTGCATGTCGTCGACGCCGACAATACTGGCAACCGCGGCTTCAACACGCAGCGCGACAATTTCGACCATCCCAATACACCGGGCCCCAACGGCAATACCGGTCTTCAAGCCGCCAACGATGAAATCGTTCGCCTGACGAAGAGCCCCGGCTCGTTCCCGAGCATCCAGGCCGCAGGCTATCCCGTGGTCACGTGGACGGTGAACGATGCGGCCCGCATGAAGGAGATGCTCGATCTCGGGGTCAACGGCATCATCTCCGATCGGCCCGATATTCTTTACAGCACGATTGCCTCCTACGATGCGAACAAAGACGGCAAACCGGGAGACCTCCTCGATGCGGACGGTTTGATCGACCGCTCGAAGTTCGATGCGCAAGCCCATCGCGGCGGGCGCGATTTGCGGCCCGAGAACACGATTCCGTCGTACGAAGTCGGCCTGGACAATCTGATTGGCACACTGGAAATGGACTGCGGGCTCACCGCGGACAACGTTCCCGTGATGTACCACGATAGGGATTTCCAAGGCTCCCTTCCGGGCGAGCCGAAGAAGTCGCGCCGGAAGGGCGGGGGAGCGCTGCCGGTCCACATCAAGGACGTGACCTTCGCGAACATTCAGGATCCTTCGTTTCCCATCCTCAACGATGGGGTCATCCGCAGCGGAACGCCGCAGACCAACGATCTTGCGCTCTCCCCCGTGTCGCGCGCCTTCTGGGCACAACGGCACCGCAACGCCGACGAAATTTACATGATGGCGAGCCTGGAGCAGGTGTTCGACTTCGTCGATTTCTACGTCGATTATTACGAGAATGGCGAGGGCAAGACCCACCCGGAGGCGACCAAGCGCTGGAAAAATGCCTCGCGCATTCGCTTCAACATCGAAACGAAGTTGGATCCGCGCCGGCCGGACACCACGAAAAGTCCCGGTGAATTCGTGACGGCGATTGCGGGCCTGATTACCGCCCGCGGCCTCGAAGACCGTGCCGACATCCAGAGCTTCGACTTTCGTACCTTGCTGCAGGTGCAAGAGCGCTACCCGTACATTCGGACGGTGTACTTGTTCGGCGACTTCTCCCTTTGCCCGACGGGGCAGAACGCGGGCGGAAAGTCGTATTGCGACGACGGGACGAACTTCCAGCCGCTGGACATCAACGCGCCCGTGACCGAATCACTTTCCGACGCGAACAATACGCCGTGGATGGCCGGAATGTACTGGCCCTACCGCCGCACCACCTTGGATTATGCAGTTCGTTCGCAAACCAGCGGCGGCTTCGAAGGCCTCGCCGTTTCGCCGGACGGCAAAAAGCTCTACCCCTTGCTGGAGAAGCCGCTCACCGGCGCACCGGCGGGGCAATTGCTCATCAGCGAATTCGATACGAACACGCGAAGCTTCACCGGAACCCAGTTCAAGTACCAATATGGCGAACACGGGGAATCGATTGGGGAGTTCGTGCTCTTCACCGACAAGAAGGGCATCATCATCGAGCGCGACGGAACGCAGGGCGACGTCAATGGCTGGAAACGTCTCTTCCAAGTCGAGCTGCCCTCGGCTTCGGGCGCGGCGGTCACCAAAACGGATCTCGTCAATTTGAATGCCATTCCGGATACGCTGCAGCTTTCGGCTGGAACGGGGCTCGCTGGGGATGTGGGACTCGGTAATCCATTTTCGTTCCCATTCCAAACCATCGAAAGCGTGCTGGTGTTGGGACCGCGCCTTCTGGCGGTGACCAATGACAACAATTATCCAGGCAGCATCGGCCGGCACAAAGGTTTGGGGCTCCCCGATGACAACGAGTTCATCTTGGTGAAGCTCGATCACGATCTCTATTGA
- a CDS encoding ThuA domain-containing protein, which yields MTYASALTRRSIRPAMLLAIFVTAAGCGSDGSGEANATASAVDDTGSNLAATPKVKVLSIGQLKVNGEDEIHAPFVNAATTWLKQIAPANNLEITFVESPNGITDAVLSKYNMILQLNYVPWGWNRTAQAAFEKYISEGRGGWVGLHHAGLYGPEVQPETEPLWTWYGDFLGKINYQNYIASFAEATVRIEDRSHPIFAGVPAKFQVTKDEWYTWDKSPRPNVHVLANVDENSYKPPSDIKMGGDHPVVWSNPKYRAKNVYIFMGHHPNLMQNTAYKTLLKNAIVWAGTPKR from the coding sequence ATGACGTATGCATCCGCTCTCACGCGTCGTTCCATCCGACCGGCCATGCTGCTGGCCATCTTCGTGACCGCTGCAGGATGTGGAAGCGACGGCTCGGGGGAGGCGAACGCGACGGCTTCGGCCGTTGATGACACCGGGAGCAATTTGGCGGCGACGCCCAAGGTGAAGGTGCTCAGCATCGGGCAGCTGAAAGTGAACGGCGAGGACGAGATCCACGCGCCGTTCGTAAACGCGGCGACGACGTGGCTCAAACAAATTGCCCCGGCGAACAATTTGGAGATCACGTTCGTCGAGAGTCCCAATGGGATCACGGACGCGGTGCTCTCGAAGTACAATATGATTCTGCAGCTCAATTACGTGCCATGGGGTTGGAATCGGACGGCACAAGCTGCCTTCGAAAAGTACATCTCCGAGGGCCGTGGCGGTTGGGTGGGGCTGCACCACGCGGGCCTGTATGGTCCCGAGGTCCAGCCGGAGACCGAACCACTGTGGACGTGGTATGGCGACTTCCTCGGGAAGATCAATTACCAGAATTACATTGCCTCGTTCGCCGAGGCCACCGTCCGCATCGAAGACCGCTCGCACCCCATCTTCGCCGGCGTGCCCGCCAAATTCCAGGTGACCAAGGACGAATGGTACACCTGGGACAAGAGCCCGAGGCCCAATGTCCACGTTCTCGCCAATGTCGACGAGAACTCGTACAAGCCGCCGTCGGACATCAAAATGGGAGGCGACCACCCCGTGGTGTGGAGCAACCCGAAGTACAGGGCCAAGAACGTGTACATCTTCATGGGGCACCATCCCAATCTCATGCAGAATACGGCCTACAAGACGCTTTTGAAGAATGCCATCGTTTGGGCGGGTACACCCAAGAGATGA
- a CDS encoding proline iminopeptidase-family hydrolase has product MNRRSFISSGAGALMMAACTKTESTAAVLPTDGRIRSGGARMIEIEGGYHVWTKKVGDAPIKLLLLHGGPGVDHSYFECFEDFLPQNGIEFYYYDQLDSTYSDKPNDPKLWTLERFRDEVESVRKGLGLEGFYLLGHSWGGILGIEYALAYPEHLKGLIISNMPAGVRSAEVYARSLRAELPPDTQAILDKYEREGKFDAPEYQRVMMDVFYTRHLCRLPRPWPEPMERIFRHFNRDIYNYMQGPNVMSVTGTLKNWDRWADLPRIRTRTLTIGAKYDEMPPEEMRKMATLMPNARSWISDKGAHMTMWDDQLAYVRTVIDFLKSA; this is encoded by the coding sequence ATGAATCGCCGTTCGTTCATCTCGTCGGGGGCCGGAGCGCTGATGATGGCCGCGTGCACGAAGACCGAAAGCACGGCCGCCGTGCTCCCGACGGATGGACGGATTCGCAGCGGCGGCGCCCGCATGATTGAAATCGAGGGCGGCTACCACGTCTGGACCAAAAAGGTGGGCGATGCGCCCATCAAGCTTCTGTTGTTGCACGGAGGTCCTGGCGTCGACCACTCCTATTTCGAGTGCTTCGAGGACTTTCTCCCGCAGAATGGAATCGAGTTTTACTATTACGATCAACTCGATTCGACCTATTCCGACAAGCCGAACGATCCGAAGCTTTGGACCCTGGAGCGCTTTCGCGACGAGGTGGAGTCGGTTCGCAAGGGGCTCGGGCTCGAGGGGTTTTATCTTCTCGGTCACTCCTGGGGTGGCATTCTGGGGATCGAATACGCCCTGGCCTATCCGGAGCATTTGAAGGGGCTGATCATCTCGAACATGCCCGCGGGGGTCCGGTCCGCGGAGGTGTATGCGCGCTCGCTGCGGGCCGAGCTTCCCCCGGATACACAGGCCATTCTCGACAAGTACGAACGCGAGGGGAAGTTCGACGCGCCGGAGTATCAGCGTGTGATGATGGACGTGTTCTACACGCGCCACCTATGCCGGCTGCCCCGCCCGTGGCCCGAGCCCATGGAGCGCATCTTTCGCCACTTCAACCGCGACATTTACAATTACATGCAGGGCCCGAACGTCATGTCCGTCACCGGGACCTTGAAGAATTGGGACCGCTGGGCCGACCTTCCGCGCATCCGTACGCGGACCCTGACCATTGGGGCAAAGTACGATGAGATGCCGCCGGAGGAGATGAGGAAAATGGCTACCCTCATGCCCAATGCGCGCTCGTGGATCTCGGACAAAGGCGCCCACATGACCATGTGGGACGATCAGCTCGCATACGTTCGCACGGTCATCGACTTCCTGAAGTCCGCCTGA
- a CDS encoding LysE family transporter yields MHASTMLASLATLAIAHLLACASPGPSFIFVAQSAASRSRRAGLLAALGMSAGAAVWAAGALLGLAALFERVAELYRVAQIAGGLYLVYIAYRIAQHAKDPLPAPGSAPPTSDARIFLGAMRVQLANPKVSVFFASIFITVLPREASLAFRLAVLLMVIVDETLWYSFVATVLSTSRARTIYGRFKTAADRITGAFLGLLGFRLVLQGARAVK; encoded by the coding sequence ATGCACGCTTCCACAATGCTGGCCTCGCTGGCCACCCTGGCCATCGCCCATTTGCTCGCATGCGCCTCACCGGGCCCGAGTTTCATTTTTGTGGCGCAATCCGCTGCAAGCCGCTCGCGGCGGGCGGGTCTCCTGGCGGCACTCGGTATGAGTGCAGGTGCTGCCGTGTGGGCGGCCGGCGCGCTGCTTGGCCTCGCCGCGCTTTTCGAGCGGGTCGCGGAGTTGTACCGCGTAGCGCAGATCGCCGGCGGGCTGTACCTCGTCTACATCGCGTACCGCATTGCCCAGCACGCGAAGGATCCGCTGCCCGCACCGGGAAGTGCGCCCCCAACCAGCGATGCGCGAATCTTTCTCGGCGCGATGCGCGTGCAGCTCGCGAACCCCAAGGTCTCGGTGTTCTTCGCCTCGATCTTCATTACCGTCTTGCCGCGCGAGGCGTCCCTCGCGTTCCGCCTGGCGGTGCTGCTCATGGTCATCGTCGACGAGACACTTTGGTATTCCTTCGTCGCCACGGTTCTCTCGACGAGCCGCGCGCGCACCATCTACGGGCGGTTCAAGACTGCGGCCGATCGCATCACCGGGGCCTTCCTCGGGTTGCTCGGTTTCCGCCTCGTCCTGCAAGGCGCCCGTGCGGTGAAGTAG
- a CDS encoding protein kinase produces the protein MPTATLTPTPIPSPIQIAKRYALHAEIASGGMAAVHFGRWYGPMGFARVVAIKRLHAQFARNPDFVAMFLDEGRVAARVRHPNVLPTLDIVVTDKELFLIMEYVHGESLARLVRRSRERGYPPPLRVVGSIMSGVLHGLHAAHEARDEHGELLGLVHRDVSPQNVLVGCDGIARLLDFGVAKAAGRVQTSISGQLKGKLSYMPPELFRGETSRQTDVYAAAVTLWELLTGNRLFKGDNEAMVIDQILNRPVTPPSDLMVKGHMSAQTSAALDKVTLRGLERDPSRRYATAREMAVALERAIGVASSSEVGEWVEAVAQKDLRRRAVQLAALEKSKPSPEELEAAPETNMGPIPGTDIGGHSGSQIFLRRTLPDDEFTFVPTPVPVSQPESHSRLSVGSQSDPWLEYVRERKRRNAFIVAAIALGALAGLMVLAVVWRARGGSLSPKPAPYAAVTASASAPLTATASHAPPPPVPAETAKPAPSIEARAIAPTEVAPSDAGARAPAKKTSPAQSHKRAPTPIAAPVPAAPPAQTSAATCDPPYVVDAAGHKQYKRECL, from the coding sequence GTGCCCACGGCGACTCTGACTCCCACTCCGATTCCGAGCCCGATTCAGATCGCGAAGCGTTATGCGCTGCACGCTGAAATCGCATCGGGCGGCATGGCCGCGGTGCACTTTGGCCGCTGGTATGGACCCATGGGGTTCGCCCGCGTGGTGGCCATCAAGCGCCTGCACGCGCAATTCGCGCGAAATCCCGATTTCGTCGCCATGTTCCTCGACGAGGGGCGAGTTGCCGCGCGGGTTCGTCATCCCAACGTGCTGCCCACGTTGGACATCGTGGTGACGGACAAAGAGCTTTTCCTCATCATGGAATACGTCCACGGCGAATCGCTGGCGCGCCTCGTTCGTCGTTCGCGCGAGCGCGGTTATCCGCCGCCGCTCCGCGTCGTGGGCAGCATCATGAGCGGCGTGTTGCATGGCCTTCACGCGGCGCACGAAGCGCGCGACGAGCATGGCGAATTGCTCGGCCTCGTGCATCGCGACGTCTCACCGCAAAATGTGCTCGTTGGATGCGATGGCATTGCGCGCCTGCTCGACTTTGGCGTCGCCAAGGCCGCCGGTCGCGTGCAGACATCGATTTCCGGGCAACTCAAGGGCAAGCTTTCGTACATGCCGCCGGAATTGTTTCGCGGCGAAACATCGCGCCAAACGGATGTGTACGCGGCGGCGGTGACGCTCTGGGAGCTCCTCACGGGCAATCGTCTGTTCAAAGGCGACAACGAGGCGATGGTCATCGACCAGATCCTCAACCGCCCCGTGACGCCGCCGAGTGACCTCATGGTGAAGGGGCACATGTCCGCGCAAACGAGCGCCGCGCTCGACAAGGTGACATTGCGCGGCCTCGAGCGCGATCCTTCGCGGCGCTATGCCACCGCGCGCGAAATGGCCGTGGCGCTGGAGCGAGCCATCGGTGTCGCTTCGTCGTCCGAGGTTGGCGAATGGGTCGAGGCGGTGGCGCAAAAGGACCTGCGTCGCCGCGCCGTGCAGCTGGCTGCTTTGGAAAAGAGCAAGCCCTCCCCCGAGGAGCTGGAGGCCGCGCCCGAGACGAATATGGGGCCGATTCCGGGGACGGACATCGGGGGGCACTCGGGGTCGCAGATTTTCCTGCGGCGGACGCTCCCCGACGACGAGTTTACCTTCGTCCCCACACCCGTGCCGGTGAGTCAGCCGGAGAGCCACTCGCGTCTCTCCGTGGGTTCGCAGAGCGATCCGTGGCTCGAATACGTGCGTGAGCGCAAGCGTCGCAACGCCTTCATCGTGGCGGCGATTGCCCTGGGTGCGCTGGCAGGGCTCATGGTGCTGGCGGTGGTCTGGCGCGCGCGCGGTGGTTCTCTTTCGCCAAAGCCAGCGCCGTACGCCGCGGTCACGGCATCGGCATCGGCGCCGCTCACCGCCACGGCGTCGCATGCCCCACCGCCGCCGGTGCCTGCGGAGACAGCCAAGCCGGCACCGTCCATCGAAGCGCGCGCGATTGCACCGACGGAGGTAGCTCCGAGCGACGCAGGCGCGCGCGCCCCCGCGAAGAAGACGAGCCCCGCCCAGAGTCATAAACGCGCCCCGACGCCGATTGCCGCACCGGTGCCCGCGGCCCCGCCCGCGCAAACGAGTGCGGCGACCTGCGATCCGCCTTATGTCGTCGATGCGGCGGGCCATAAACAATACAAACGCGAATGCCTATGA
- a CDS encoding LamG domain-containing protein: MADLDFPGGGEPQGPDLTKDGGNAFWDGAGQDGVDAALDGSPVDTGFGDAKNTDKDATPPGPKYAAEVRTDRPVGYWRLGEPSGTASRDEIAGNAGTYEQGVFLGAAGVVSNDTAARFDGQSGSRVRVGDVFDFSGKAPCTLEAWVKWDGGNAAYIIAKKSAIDGTGYLLLVNPSPVASNQAIWIYTRTLGDRTDVVSYTTSVSTKFAHVVATFDGMRGRIFYNGVEAASASFGLSILGTGATLSFGANSGGDHAFKGSLDEIAIYDRALTADRIQAHYNAANSK, translated from the coding sequence TTGGCCGATCTCGATTTTCCCGGGGGCGGCGAGCCACAAGGGCCGGACCTCACGAAAGACGGCGGAAATGCATTCTGGGATGGAGCGGGACAGGACGGCGTCGATGCAGCGCTGGACGGATCGCCAGTGGATACTGGCTTCGGCGATGCAAAGAATACGGACAAAGATGCCACTCCACCTGGCCCCAAATATGCCGCAGAAGTCCGCACCGATCGGCCTGTTGGCTATTGGCGACTTGGAGAGCCTTCAGGTACCGCCTCGAGGGATGAAATTGCGGGGAATGCGGGTACCTATGAACAAGGGGTTTTCCTCGGCGCCGCCGGCGTCGTTTCGAACGACACGGCCGCGCGATTCGATGGGCAGTCCGGGAGCCGCGTTCGCGTTGGCGATGTATTCGACTTTTCGGGCAAAGCCCCGTGCACGCTCGAGGCATGGGTCAAATGGGATGGGGGCAACGCTGCATATATCATTGCGAAGAAATCCGCCATCGACGGCACGGGCTATTTGCTGTTGGTCAACCCGAGCCCTGTCGCGAGCAACCAAGCCATTTGGATTTATACGAGAACGCTGGGCGATAGAACGGACGTGGTGAGCTACACCACGTCCGTCAGCACGAAATTTGCGCACGTCGTGGCCACCTTCGACGGCATGCGGGGACGCATCTTCTACAATGGGGTCGAGGCAGCCAGCGCGTCCTTCGGCCTGAGCATACTCGGCACGGGTGCGACGCTATCGTTCGGCGCCAATTCGGGTGGCGACCATGCATTCAAAGGCTCGCTCGACGAAATTGCGATCTACGACCGCGCGCTCACGGCGGACCGCATTCAAGCGCATTACAACGCCGCAAACAGTAAGTAA